A DNA window from Molothrus ater isolate BHLD 08-10-18 breed brown headed cowbird chromosome 2, BPBGC_Mater_1.1, whole genome shotgun sequence contains the following coding sequences:
- the LOC118699950 gene encoding mitochondrial uncoupling protein 3 — protein MVGLKPPEVPPPAAVKFVSAGMAGCIADLCTFPLDTAKVRLQIQGEVRIPRTVSSVEYRGVLGTLSTMVRTEGARSLYSGLAAGLQRQMSFASIRIGLYDSVKQLYTPKGAENTGMATRLLAGCTTGAVAVACAQPTDVVKVRFQASGAQWDSARRYSGTVDAYRTIAREEGVRGLWRGTLPNIARNAIINCGELVTYDLLKDALLRAQLMTDNVPCHFVAAFGAGFCATVVASPVDVVKTRYMNASPGQYRNALSCLLALLMQDGPAGLYKGFVPSFLRLGSWNVVMFVSYEQLQRLMVLARPALA, from the exons aTGGTGGGTCTGAAGCCCCCCGAGGTGCCCCCGCCGGCCGCCGTGAAGTTCGTGAGCGCGGGGATGGCGGGCTGCATCGCCGACCTGTGCACCTTCCCCCTGGACACCGCCAAGGTGCGCCTGCAG ATCCAGGGCGAGGTGAGGATCCCCCGCACGGTCAGCTCGGTGGAGTACCGGGGCGTTCTGGGCACGCTGAGCACCATGGTGAGGACGGAGGGAGCGCGCAGCCTGTACAGCGGGCTGGCAGCCGGGCTGCAGCGCCAGATGAGCTTCGCCTCCATCCGCATCGGCCTCTACGACTCCGTGAAGCAGCTCTACACCCCCAAGGGCGCTGAGA ACACAGGCATGGCCACGCggctcctggctggctgcacCACGGGCGCCGTGGCCGTGGCCTGCGCCCAGCCCACCGACGTGGTCAAGGTGCGGTTCCAGGCCAGCGGGGCGCAGTGGGACAGCGCCCGGCGCTACAGCGGCACCGTGGATGCCTACCGCACCATCGCCAGGGAGGAGGGCGTCCGCGGCCTCTGGAGAG GGACGCTGCCCAACATCGCCCGCAATGCCATCATCAACTGCGGCGAGCTCGTCACCTACGACCTGCTCAAGGACGCGCTGCTGCGGGCGCAGCTCATGACAG ACAACGTCCCGTGCCACTTCGTGGCCGCCTTCGGCGCCGGCTTCTGCGCCACGGTGGTGGCGTCGCCGGTGGACGTGGTGAAGACGCGGTACATGAACGCCAGCCCCGGGCAGTACCGCAACgccctgagctgcctgctggccctgctcatGCAGGACGGCCCCGCCGGCCTCTACAAGGG CTTCGTCCCATCCTTCCTGCGGCTGGGTTCCTGGAACGTGGTGATGTTCGTGTCCTACGAGCAGCTGCAGCGGCTGATGGTGCTGGCACGGCCGGCGCTGGCCTGA